The genomic window GGTGCAGCACAACAAGCCTTGCACCTCAGTCCGGACTTTACTAACCAGATGGGCCAACTCCCCGCCATGGGTTATGCTGTGGCTTACCCGATGGGGATTTTAGGGATTATTATTGCGATGTTCCTCGTACGCTGGTTTTTCAAGGTGAATATCCATGGGGAAGTCCGCGAAATCGTCGATGACCTCGAAAAGAATAAAAAGACCATTGCCCGCCTCAATATCGTGATCGATAACCATAACCTCGACGGACGCGCCATCGACGATATCCCTGCTTATAAACAACTCGGAGTCGTCATCTCCCGCCTCATGCGTGATGACAAAATCATCGTCCCTAACGGCCAAACCACGCTAAAAACCGGTGACATTATCCATGCGGTCGGACCAGAAGAAAAACTCAAAGAACTCCTAATCATCGTCGGGAAACCCTCGGATATCGACCTGAAATCTGTCGCCAGCCACTTGGCTTCCATCCGGATTGTCATTACAAAACATTCCGCCGCCGGAAAAACCGTCAGTGAGCTCGCCTTTACCCAGAATTACCAGATCACCATTACCCGTATTAGTCGAGCCGAGGTGGAGTTCACCGCCAGTCCAAATATCCGCCTGCAATTCGGCGACACGGTCCTCGCTGTCGGCAGCGAAAAAGACATCGAGCAATTTGCCCAAACTGTGGGGAATTCCCCCAAACAACTCAACCTTCCCCAGTTGATCCCCCTTTTCCTCGGGATTACCTTGGGAGTATTTATCGGTATGATTCCATTTAGTCTCCCGGGGGTTCCTGCACCGGTAAAGCTCGGCCTCGCTGGCGGGCCATTGATTATCGCTCTGATCCTGAGTCGTTTAGGCAGGCTCGGGCCACTGAGCTTTTACATGCCCATCAGTGCAAATTTCATGCTCCGGGAAATCGGGATCACCCTCTTCCTCGCGTGTGTCGGACTCAAAAGCGGCCACAGCTTCGTCTCGACGATCCTGGCAGGCGGCTGGATATGGATTATCTACGGGTCCATCATCACATTGGTCCCCCTCCTCATCATCGGATTTATCGCCCGTGGTCTCATGAAAATGAATTATGTCACCATCTGCGGGATCCTCTCGGGGAGCATGACCGATCCCCCCGCCTTAGCCTTTGCGAACAAAATGACCAATTCAGACACCCCCTCCCTCTCCTACGCCTCCGTCTATCCCTTCACCATGATCCTCCGCGTCTTGTCCACACAACTCATGGTGATCCTGTTTTTGAACTGATGGATTTAATCCCCTCCCATTCCTCACAAAAGACCAAGCTCATAACCCCGGACTCCACCGGATATTTCCCGTAAAAAGAAACTGTGCAAATCTGCGGTTTTTCTAAAACACTATTTTCATTTCCCGTACTTAGAAAAGCTTCACACGAGAAAATCCTGCGTGAATGGGAATGTGTGCCCGTGGTCACCACCGGATACCGGGAGGTTCGAAAATTTTGCGCGAAGGGTGATAATTTGTTTGGGTTTCCAAGACAATTTCACCGATTTTGCGGGGGCAATTTGCTCGGGGTCGGTCTCATCGAGGCGGACACGGGCAAGTTGCTCCGGGACCTGTCCGAGAAGCAGCTCTGCATCCACGGTATCTGCGCTAAAATTAGCGATCCGGATAATGACGGCATCACCGTTTTCTTCCTTCTTTAGGGAGGTGATCCTGAGACGGTTATCCGCGACATCGGCCAGACTGTAGCCGTGGGGCAAATTTCCTTTCATGAGGGATTTTGGGAAAACTCCGTAGAATGCCGGGGCTTGATAACTATCAGCCAAGGGCAGGATGGCCGCTTCTTTCCAATCACCCCTGTGCGGGCAAATGGCATATTCATGCTCGTAAACCCCGGTGCCGAAACGGTCAATATCGACCCCTTCAGTTCCCCACATTGCGCCAAAGACCGCCTCAGTGGCGCGGAGGAGGGTCAACCCGATTTCCTTGCGCGGGGTATTCTCGACATGATACTCGGCTAAGGAACGGTTCAGCACAGACACACTGCGTTTTCCATCGGTGACACTCATAAATGATTTAAAGTGCCAACAACCGCTATGCATGCGGGCGTTCTCAGGGATTTTGATCAAACGTCGGCTAATATCGAAAGTCGTCTCAGAATCATGCTCGAGGGCGTCTTTCAGGTCCGTGGGAATCATCACACGCAGCCGGAAATCCATCGCCTCGGGATTAGTGATCCTGGTTTTTACCGAGACATAACGCTGGCCTTGCGCCAGAGAAAACCATGTATCGAGGGTAATGGTCGAAAGATCGGTACTACGCCCGTCCCCGTCCTTGCGTCGGGGCACGCGGAATTCCTGGCGCACATGATATTCGGCATAAACCGGGCCATTGATCGTCAGGCTGATAATAGCCGGAGTGCCCACCGTGGTATAAATAACATCACGTTTGGATTTGAAATAATCATAACTCTGACCTGCCTCACCACCATTTTCATAATAATGGATTTTCTCGAGGCGGAAGCCAGTATCCTTCTGGAGTAAATTCAGCGTCCCATCTGGGTTAATCTCGACGCGGAGGAGTTTATTTTCCATCACATTTACCTCATCGGACACATGAGCCACGCGCAACGGACGATCCTCAAATGGAGGAGCCCCGATGGCCACTTGTTTGACCGGCTCGACATATTTCCAGAGGATTAACTCATGGCCGAGGGCCGGAATCCCGACATCTTCGAGGGCAAGTTCGAATTCAATCGCCTTGCGCTGATCGGGCAGCATATACGGGCTCGTACTGCGGCGGCGGCCCCCGTCCCTGCGCGAAATGATCTGGTATTTGACCCGGCGCCCAGTGGAATCGATTAATTCAAACGGTTCAAACGGAAAAATCTCTTTTGTCATTTTAGCGAGATTCTCAGGCTCTGCATGCCCGATCATTTCATTCAGCGGATAGAGGAATTTCACCCGGAGTGAACCTTCAAATTTTGATCCGCCCGGATTATACAGGAGCAGGCCTTTTTGAACCCCATCGGCGGAAACAGGTTCTAAGTTCACCGCAATTTGCTGGAGCCCGCGGGTACTCAGGTTCCCGGCGATATCGTCCACGGCGTCAAAACGCTGGAGCATGTCTTTATGCACTTGGTTGACCGAGCATCCGCAGATGGAATCATGGGGATGATTCTGGAGCAA from Verrucomicrobiota bacterium includes these protein-coding regions:
- a CDS encoding glycoside hydrolase family 38 C-terminal domain-containing protein → MKQTIHIISHTHWDREWYLPFQSYRMMLVDNIDRAMDILENDPAFRAFHLDAQTVVLEDYLAIRPQNRERLEKLIQAGRILVGPFYLLNDQWLVSGEAIIRNLLLGRAICVAFGGKPMPVGYVADNFGHNSQVPQLLAGFGLDNAVLGRGITPDSVNGKSEFIWEGADGTRVLTHIMAGWYNSAYNFQDDPVQALEYAKKVHSVLGKFASGSEMMGMDGCDHIFAKHWLPRMIDEVNKHLGDTVQFKHSTMPEFIEALKKTVPADLTLYKGELREEFFATIVQGTFSAHPEIKSRNNQAQRWMERYAEPLSVMSWMNGGCYDADFLWHAWRNLLQNHPHDSICGCSVNQVHKDMLQRFDAVDDIAGNLSTRGLQQIAVNLEPVSADGVQKGLLLYNPGGSKFEGSLRVKFLYPLNEMIGHAEPENLAKMTKEIFPFEPFELIDSTGRRVKYQIISRRDGGRRRSTSPYMLPDQRKAIEFELALEDVGIPALGHELILWKYVEPVKQVAIGAPPFEDRPLRVAHVSDEVNVMENKLLRVEINPDGTLNLLQKDTGFRLEKIHYYENGGEAGQSYDYFKSKRDVIYTTVGTPAIISLTINGPVYAEYHVRQEFRVPRRKDGDGRSTDLSTITLDTWFSLAQGQRYVSVKTRITNPEAMDFRLRVMIPTDLKDALEHDSETTFDISRRLIKIPENARMHSGCWHFKSFMSVTDGKRSVSVLNRSLAEYHVENTPRKEIGLTLLRATEAVFGAMWGTEGVDIDRFGTGVYEHEYAICPHRGDWKEAAILPLADSYQAPAFYGVFPKSLMKGNLPHGYSLADVADNRLRITSLKKEENGDAVIIRIANFSADTVDAELLLGQVPEQLARVRLDETDPEQIAPAKSVKLSWKPKQIITLRAKFSNLPVSGGDHGHTFPFTQDFLV
- a CDS encoding putative transporter, whose amino-acid sequence is MEIIHNLLFGEGAAHTVFILALLTSVGLYLGNIKVAGITLGIAGVLFSGLLFGHFGVELNEHVSDFAREFGLILFVYTIGLQVGPGFFSSLKSQGLRSNLLAGGVVLTGWLIALIIYKISGAELSAIVGILAGATTNTPSLGAAQQALHLSPDFTNQMGQLPAMGYAVAYPMGILGIIIAMFLVRWFFKVNIHGEVREIVDDLEKNKKTIARLNIVIDNHNLDGRAIDDIPAYKQLGVVISRLMRDDKIIVPNGQTTLKTGDIIHAVGPEEKLKELLIIVGKPSDIDLKSVASHLASIRIVITKHSAAGKTVSELAFTQNYQITITRISRAEVEFTASPNIRLQFGDTVLAVGSEKDIEQFAQTVGNSPKQLNLPQLIPLFLGITLGVFIGMIPFSLPGVPAPVKLGLAGGPLIIALILSRLGRLGPLSFYMPISANFMLREIGITLFLACVGLKSGHSFVSTILAGGWIWIIYGSIITLVPLLIIGFIARGLMKMNYVTICGILSGSMTDPPALAFANKMTNSDTPSLSYASVYPFTMILRVLSTQLMVILFLN